TAGAACTCGCAGTGGTACCTTCGTCTTAACGTTTCTCTTTTTCCTGCAAAGCAAGGCTCTCGCTTGTTATATGAATATCCCATGTACGTAAAGATTTTACTTAACATGGGAAAAATGAATACCAACTATTCTGTCagccttttaaaaaaattacaaacatttCAACATGGCTTTTCAACCACATAccttattttcgcgaatttttagaaAGATTAATTCGCTAGAGTAAATTGTCGCTAATTTactaaaaaagacttattcgacaaaattttcgcgaaattagttaaaaaaattatatttttcggTTTTTCTCTTTCATCCTGAACAAAACACACGTGTGTAGCAGTTCCATTAATAACAATTGCTATTTAcccttttttcaaaatatggTTATACGGTGCGAACTTTACACTacatgctttttcttttataaaaatatactttataaaaaatatcaggATGGGATTTCAGCCTTGATATTCTTGTACGATACGAACTTATTAAGCTAACAATTATTATTATACGATGCAAATTTTCATTATATGCTCCTTGACACTCCTCAAATTAACACTAAATCGTGTCATTATCATAAGCCGAAATAGCGGCGATAGATATACGTACTTATTGAACTGGGTCGTAAGGAACTTGTGCCTGTATTTAAAGAGAAAATATTGACGTGCTGTCTGTATCAAATGACAGTGgcaaaaaacataatttaattGAGGCTTAAAATAATGGATGAGTGCGAAGCTTCAACAGTAGTTGCACGATTTCAACCACACTTGTTCAACATTTAACCTAACACTAGTATATTCTCTCTTTCTTTATCAGTGTGTTCTACTTGATAGCCCGAACACTTTGCTTAAACAGTTCAAGACAGTCTCGGGGTTGTTGGTCGTCACTTTCGACCCTAGGGTTTGTTGCTTGATGGCAAACCACTACCGCTTATTTCACGATTCTATTTCACCAGCCCTTTCAATATCAAAGAAACAAGATCGCCTGAAAAAGAGATAGGTCTGTTTACACTGAAACACAATAGGTGCTGCTAAATAGCTATGAAGAGTGTTGACGTGTTTTAAGTTTGAAGTATTGATAATTGTTTTTAACGATTTCTTTGGTTATATTATTTGAacattgcaaaaaaaacaacGTTTTTCGTTGGAGTGATGCTAACTGATTTGGTTGAGCTTTTGTGGTGACAAATACTAGCGGATATATTggattttcaaaaaagttttgctAGAATATTCATGTGAACATAAGTTACAAAACAACCACGGCATGGTTTCTACACCTGCAAAAGCTGCAGTAAAACATTTTCAACCGTCAAGGGATTAAAGATTCATCAAAGCAGTTGTAGAGTTTTTATAGGTACTGCTAAAACCATTAATGACTTTCATCATGATAAAGTAACACAAGATAAAGATTAGTGTCTAgatgcaacctcgttcccaggacattTTGCGACAAGACTCTTACAAACTAAATTCGTTGATATTTTTCGCAAGGGAGAGTGAAAAAATGAATGGTTGTAGCAATTATCACCGAATTAGCTGTAATAAAAGATAGTAGAAACATtagaaacaatttaagaacattttaaggCTTTAAATTAGAAGGCTTCTTTGATGATGTGATTCTTTTAGAAAAAACGCGTAAAAGAGAAGTGCTTTTAAATTCGAAAAAAATTGAGTCAAAGGGACCAGGACATGTGTTTGGGCCGCAGCCGTATATGATGGGAGCAAGGTTGGTGTCCGGCGATTAAGAACTGCCGGTTGCCGGCGGTAAAAATATgtgaacattcttttcaatatgGCGGATACTGAACCACCAAGAAAAAAGCTAAAAGTGAAAGAACGTAAGATTTTTGAAAGTAAAAAGTTTGTTGAAGATACATGTTCATGCCCTACGTTTTTAAAGTATCAACTATCTCTTAGAGCCCTAGGATTTTACGATGTGCCTAGTAGTTGGACAAAGAAATGGTACACTTCTTTGAAATTATTGAATAAGATCCAATATGCTTCAACAGATGCTATATTTAACTTAGAGTTTTCCCCAGATGGTAAATATTTGGTTGCAGCTTGTGAAAATTCAGATATTACATTATTTGACCCTTGCATTCATAAAAAGTTGCGTTCTGTCAACAATGCACACAAAGACAGTGTAAATTGTATTTCATTTCTTGACACAATAACATTTGCTAGCTGTTCAGACGACAAAACTGTTTCATTATGGGatgtaagaaatttaaaaacaaatattgtcAACCTTAAAGGACATAGTAGTTGGGTTAAAAGTATTCATTATTGTTCCAAAACAGGACAGCTTATTTCATCTGCATTTGATGATACTGTTCGAACATGGAATGTGAACGAAAATTACAAGAACGGGGAGGTAAAAAGCAACAAAGTTTTAAATGTTCCCTATCTTACGAGAACTAAAATTTCAAATGATGCATCTCAATTGTTTGTTGCAACAACAACTGGTTTTCTTTTCAtaatacataatctaaatttaaAGACACTGAAGTTAGATACAAAGGAAGAACTTCATAATCTGGCAGCTAGTTTTAacccaagaaaaagaaaagtgcCGTTCAAAGACGTAAGAAATACCAATACTATTGAGTTTTTAAATGACTACCCAAGCGACAGTAAACCTTGGTGTATTGCATCAATACAAATACATCCTTCTGGAAACACTATTCTATCGAGATATACAAATCAGAATGCTTCCTCAGAATGGTCAGTCATTCATGACACACAACCAGATACAGGTATACAGATTTAATGCTTATTTGTATTTCACTCATGTTAGATTACACAATATATATACTGTATACATATATACTACTGTGTAGTTTGAACTTTCATGATGTAAATTAACTCAACATATGGCTATTAAATTCAGGTTACTGTaggaacaatttttttatggaaCATTCTACCTACCTACAGAAATTAACACTTTAAACCTTAATGTATAGTACATTAAGGTTCAAAGTGTTAATTTCTGTAAAAGCTCCCATATCCTGTTTAGATTTGTATTCTTTAATCTTCTTAGgcttttactcttttttaaattGAGAATTGTATGAGACAGACATTCTTTCAGGTGTAGATATGTTATTATATGAGCATTAACAGTCCACATACAAGTAAAATCTCTTGTATAGTGCTGTTTAAACACGAGTTTACAATTATGTTTCTTCAGGGGCACTGTCCACTTGAGAAGGTTACTAAGTAAAATCTTTTATCAATTAAGTCCCCATCACCATCTCCATCTCTTTTATCTTCCATTTGTCTTTTAATACTTCCGGTATCCTGCTTGTAAATAATGGGATTTCTTCTTCTGGTCAAAGTCGGTTTGAATTTTTTTGCTATATGGATGTGAAAGAACTTTGTTTTTCCCTTGAGTTGAAGTCCATTCTTTATTTCATCAATAACTACTACTTATCAAAATAAGAAAGGCAAGTATAAGcagcaaataataaaaattggttTATatcgtttttttaagaaaaaaataaatttcgagAGAATTAACTTCTGCGAATTTCACGAAAGTTTGTGtgttaattttgttaataaccttcgctccaatttttttttcatgaaaattaatccttaattattttaaaattgttttactaTATTATTACTCTGTTAAATCTTTGGCCAGGTATACTTAAGATAACTTTTATTTCAGGTCCGCTTTTTTTTAAGATGTCAAGACTTCAAAGTTACATTGAGGAACCTAATTTAGCTTCAGGCTTCATAAAAGAACTGTGTTATAATCAAGATGGACGAATTATATGTTCGCCTTTTGGAAACAGCATACGGCTTTTAGCATATGACAGAAATTGCAACGATTTAGTCGAATGTTATCAAAATCCATCACCGTTGGTTGAGATTGGTTTCGTTACAAGTCACAAGAATTCCGTGTTGACTACCAGATTTTCACCGACGCTTCCAATTCTTGCTTCGGGCTGCCTGGGTGGTCAAGTTTCTTTCTATCAACCAAGGTTTTAATTAATTGCTTGATTATATCCAGTTCGTTTTAGAATTTAGAATTATGTTGGAAATTTACGGAGAgtgtaaaaaaacaatattcatccgaatattttttataatttttattttgattttaaaaaatacctattttttatttattttat
This is a stretch of genomic DNA from Hydractinia symbiolongicarpus strain clone_291-10 chromosome 9, HSymV2.1, whole genome shotgun sequence. It encodes these proteins:
- the LOC130657160 gene encoding DDB1- and CUL4-associated factor 10-like, which encodes MADTEPPRKKLKVKERKIFESKKFVEDTCSCPTFLKYQLSLRALGFYDVPSSWTKKWYTSLKLLNKIQYASTDAIFNLEFSPDGKYLVAACENSDITLFDPCIHKKLRSVNNAHKDSVNCISFLDTITFASCSDDKTVSLWDVRNLKTNIVNLKGHSSWVKSIHYCSKTGQLISSAFDDTVRTWNVNENYKNGEVKSNKVLNVPYLTRTKISNDASQLFVATTTGFLFIIHNLNLKTLKLDTKEELHNLAASFNPRKRKVPFKDVRNTNTIEFLNDYPSDSKPWCIASIQIHPSGNTILSRYTNQNASSEWSVIHDTQPDTGPLFFKMSRLQSYIEEPNLASGFIKELCYNQDGRIICSPFGNSIRLLAYDRNCNDLVECYQNPSPLVEIGFVTSHKNSVLTTRFSPTLPILASGCLGGQVSFYQPRF